The Fortiea contorta PCC 7126 genome has a segment encoding these proteins:
- a CDS encoding CVNH domain-containing protein gives MLKVCATFFCAIFLTFNLLIGNAWAAGGFSQTCSNVSVNGSALSANCQRANGYTTSKTSIDLNRYVGNIDGTLKWGDSRFSLTCQQVGLAGKNRLRAECERSDQRSYLGSYINLDEHIANIDGSLKFE, from the coding sequence ATGTTGAAAGTTTGTGCAACTTTTTTCTGCGCGATTTTTCTCACCTTTAACTTACTCATTGGTAATGCTTGGGCAGCTGGTGGCTTTTCTCAAACCTGCAGCAATGTTAGTGTTAACGGTTCAGCTCTGTCAGCCAATTGTCAAAGAGCCAATGGATATACTACGTCTAAAACTTCCATCGACTTAAATCGGTACGTTGGCAATATTGATGGCACCTTAAAGTGGGGAGATAGTAGATTTTCCCTAACCTGCCAACAAGTTGGTTTAGCCGGTAAAAACAGACTCCGTGCTGAGTGCGAAAGATCTGACCAAAGATCATATCTAGGCTCATACATCAATCTTGATGAGCATATTGCCAATATTGACGGCTCGCTGAAATTTGAATAG
- a CDS encoding Uma2 family endonuclease, with product MTANLPVATEILPMVLQLQPAIAMTDDQFFEFCQLNRDFRIERSTYGELVVMSPTGSETDERNFNVTGQLWVWTKQDGTGVGFGSSGGFTLPNGAVRSPDAAWIKRSRWEAISPELRKKFAPICPDFVIELRSETDNLRILQDKMQEYIDNGSQLGWLLDRKQRRVFIYRPDVAVEVLDNPQTLSGEPLLPRFILDLSQIW from the coding sequence ATGACCGCCAATTTACCAGTAGCCACAGAAATTTTACCAATGGTCTTGCAACTGCAACCTGCGATCGCCATGACCGATGACCAGTTTTTTGAATTTTGTCAACTTAACCGCGATTTTCGCATTGAACGCAGTACTTATGGAGAATTAGTCGTTATGTCCCCTACTGGTTCCGAAACTGATGAGCGCAATTTTAACGTAACTGGGCAGTTATGGGTATGGACAAAGCAAGATGGTACAGGTGTAGGGTTTGGTTCTAGTGGTGGGTTTACTTTACCCAATGGTGCGGTGCGTTCTCCCGACGCAGCGTGGATTAAACGCAGTCGATGGGAAGCAATATCACCAGAATTGCGAAAAAAGTTTGCTCCGATTTGTCCAGATTTTGTGATTGAACTGCGCTCTGAGACTGATAACTTGCGGATTTTGCAAGACAAGATGCAAGAGTATATTGATAATGGCTCACAACTGGGTTGGCTACTTGATAGAAAGCAACGCCGAGTTTTTATTTATCGTCCTGATGTTGCGGTTGAGGTATTAGATAATCCGCAGACGCTTTCTGGTGAACCGTTACTACCTAGGTTTATTTTGGATTTAAGTCAAATTTGGTAG
- a CDS encoding antibiotic biosynthesis monooxygenase translates to MTNEMEQEDQYITVVISQLVKPGSESDYEIWLKNITSVARTYLGHLGTNVIRPQPGLRREYVIIFRFDGYNNLKAWMTSSDREYWLNQGKHLIESEPHVQQLSGLEAWFSLPGQPLKTPPRYKTALLTWISVFVLINLLTTFLVPLLRGLPPLIISLILTMTMVALLTYVVMPRVSRLFSKWLYAK, encoded by the coding sequence ATGACAAATGAAATGGAACAGGAAGACCAATACATCACTGTGGTCATTTCACAACTAGTTAAACCAGGGAGTGAGAGTGATTACGAGATTTGGTTAAAAAATATTACCAGTGTTGCGAGAACTTATCTTGGTCACTTAGGTACAAATGTAATTCGCCCACAACCAGGTTTGCGGCGAGAATATGTAATTATCTTCCGGTTTGACGGCTATAATAACTTGAAAGCTTGGATGACATCGAGCGATCGCGAATATTGGCTCAATCAAGGTAAACATTTAATTGAATCCGAGCCTCATGTCCAGCAGCTTAGTGGATTAGAAGCTTGGTTTTCTCTTCCCGGACAACCATTAAAAACTCCCCCACGCTACAAAACAGCATTGCTGACTTGGATATCTGTATTTGTCTTGATTAATTTGTTAACTACCTTCTTAGTTCCCCTGCTCCGTGGTTTACCTCCCCTAATTATTTCACTAATTCTCACCATGACGATGGTTGCACTGCTAACCTATGTCGTCATGCCAAGAGTCAGCCGCTTATTTAGCAAATGGCTATATGCTAAATAA
- a CDS encoding SMP-30/gluconolactonase/LRE family protein: MANSAGLPPIYADTPIALAPAKVIASFPVNTFLENIAIAPDGTIFVTNHEVGEIVRLTPDGHQATHAKVEGKVSGIAITPNNDLVVPGWNADSLPVVSLITADGTVETLLTLPDAIFLNGITPLADTQYLIADSYRGAIWSIDIAQKLVSIWLEHPLLARSSAESIIPAANGLKRFGDFFYVSNTEKMLLLKVPITTDNTPGEPEIFVEQTNIDDFAFDVEGNLYGATHIYNSVVQITPNGTTTVIAQAEQGVIGSTAVAFGQTDSDRTAIYVVMNGGMFLPPATGVVPANVVRLEVGKAGYPLFNK, translated from the coding sequence ATGGCAAATTCAGCAGGATTACCCCCTATTTATGCGGATACGCCGATTGCATTAGCACCAGCTAAGGTGATTGCTTCGTTTCCCGTCAATACTTTTTTAGAAAATATTGCGATCGCTCCTGATGGTACAATTTTTGTCACTAATCATGAAGTAGGCGAAATTGTTCGCCTCACTCCAGATGGTCATCAAGCGACTCACGCCAAGGTTGAGGGGAAAGTCAGTGGTATAGCCATAACTCCCAATAATGATTTAGTTGTCCCTGGATGGAATGCTGATTCTCTACCAGTAGTTTCGTTAATCACCGCAGATGGAACTGTGGAAACCCTCCTCACATTACCAGACGCCATATTTCTTAACGGCATCACCCCACTTGCTGACACTCAATATTTAATCGCCGACTCCTATCGGGGAGCGATTTGGTCAATAGATATTGCCCAAAAACTAGTATCAATTTGGCTAGAGCATCCTTTATTAGCTCGCAGCAGCGCTGAGAGTATTATTCCTGCTGCTAACGGTTTGAAGCGGTTCGGTGATTTCTTTTATGTTTCCAACACCGAAAAAATGCTGTTATTGAAAGTGCCAATTACCACAGATAATACACCCGGTGAACCAGAGATATTTGTTGAACAAACTAACATTGATGATTTTGCTTTCGATGTGGAAGGGAACTTGTATGGAGCAACGCATATTTATAATAGCGTTGTACAAATTACACCCAACGGCACTACAACCGTTATCGCTCAAGCCGAACAGGGTGTAATTGGTAGCACAGCAGTAGCTTTTGGTCAAACAGATAGCGATCGCACTGCAATTTATGTTGTGATGAATGGGGGAATGTTTTTACCCCCAGCTACAGGTGTAGTTCCCGCTAACGTCGTGCGACTAGAAGTAGGTAAAGCCGGATATCCCTTATTTAACAAATAA
- a CDS encoding SDR family oxidoreductase produces the protein MTTEKQIAVVTGSNRGLGYAISRKLAQIGVHVILTSRNQADGIAAKEQLASEGLIVDYHPLDVTNDASVQKLTAWLGETYGKVDILVNNAGINPTPDPEKSSLLTMELETIRSTFETNVLSVLRILQALIPLMKANNYGRIVNVSTEMASLAAIKTDYYPLSPAYRLSKVGVNALTVLLAKELQGDNILVNTYSPGWMKTDMGGENAPFTAEEGAETAVYLATLPDGSAQGQFFAEMRKFGGPIQLQW, from the coding sequence ATGACGACTGAGAAACAGATAGCTGTGGTTACAGGTAGTAATCGCGGTTTAGGTTATGCGATTTCTCGTAAATTGGCACAGATTGGTGTTCATGTTATTCTTACAAGTCGTAATCAAGCAGATGGTATTGCAGCTAAGGAGCAGTTAGCCAGTGAAGGGCTAATTGTGGACTATCACCCACTTGATGTGACTAATGATGCTAGTGTACAAAAGTTGACTGCGTGGCTGGGGGAAACCTACGGCAAAGTTGATATTTTGGTGAACAATGCAGGTATCAATCCGACACCAGACCCGGAGAAATCTAGTTTATTAACGATGGAATTAGAAACAATCCGCTCTACTTTTGAAACAAATGTGCTGTCAGTACTGAGAATCCTTCAAGCATTAATCCCGTTGATGAAGGCGAATAACTACGGGCGTATCGTCAATGTTTCCACGGAAATGGCCTCTCTAGCTGCGATTAAAACTGATTATTATCCTTTATCTCCTGCTTATCGACTTTCTAAAGTAGGAGTAAATGCACTCACAGTTCTGCTGGCTAAGGAACTACAAGGTGATAATATTCTCGTTAATACCTATTCTCCAGGTTGGATGAAAACCGATATGGGGGGCGAAAATGCTCCATTTACAGCCGAAGAAGGTGCCGAAACTGCTGTCTATTTGGCAACTCTGCCAGATGGAAGCGCCCAAGGACAGTTTTTCGCAGAGATGCGAAAGTTTGGTGGCCCAATTCAATTACAATGGTAG
- a CDS encoding LysR family transcriptional regulator — protein MGLIDLSGVDLNLLVAFEVLFEERSVTVAAQRLYLGQPAMSATLGRLRTLFEDELFIRIGREMQPTAKALEIAPSISAALKQIRQMLESSQNFDPATAKNTFTIGSSDYTSYVIMPKLLEVCRQIAPGIDFRLIGFDKSCVGELLEQREIDFALGLFQEPPRQTMQIPLFTENFVGVCRRGHPIMSQETITPETFANLPHALFTLRRDDVGEIDKVLAEYNLQRRVMLTTPHILILPAIISSSDLVSAIPSRLVKPFACQDTLEIFELPVKTDSWMISVLWSKLTNQEQSSIWLRQILKSICEEI, from the coding sequence ATGGGTTTAATAGATTTGTCTGGAGTTGATTTAAACCTCCTCGTAGCTTTTGAGGTGCTATTTGAAGAAAGAAGCGTCACCGTAGCTGCTCAAAGGTTGTATCTAGGACAACCAGCAATGAGTGCAACGCTGGGAAGATTACGTACTCTATTTGAAGATGAGTTATTTATTCGGATTGGTAGAGAAATGCAGCCAACTGCAAAAGCGCTAGAAATTGCTCCTAGTATTTCTGCAGCTTTGAAGCAGATTCGGCAGATGTTAGAGTCAAGTCAAAATTTTGACCCAGCTACTGCTAAAAATACTTTCACCATTGGCAGTTCAGACTACACCAGCTATGTAATTATGCCGAAGCTGCTGGAAGTTTGTCGCCAAATTGCGCCGGGAATTGATTTTCGACTAATTGGTTTTGATAAAAGCTGTGTGGGAGAACTTTTAGAGCAACGGGAGATTGATTTTGCGCTTGGTCTTTTCCAGGAACCACCCAGACAAACAATGCAGATACCATTATTTACAGAAAATTTTGTCGGGGTTTGTCGTCGTGGACATCCGATAATGAGCCAGGAGACAATTACACCAGAAACCTTCGCCAATCTTCCCCATGCTCTTTTCACTCTGCGTCGAGATGACGTCGGTGAAATTGATAAGGTGCTAGCTGAATACAATCTTCAGCGACGGGTAATGCTGACAACTCCCCATATCTTGATATTACCAGCAATCATTTCATCAAGTGATTTAGTGAGTGCTATTCCGTCAAGATTGGTGAAACCTTTTGCATGTCAAGATACATTAGAAATTTTTGAACTTCCCGTCAAAACTGACTCGTGGATGATTTCTGTTTTGTGGAGTAAGCTCACAAATCAGGAGCAATCAAGTATTTGGTTACGACAGATTTTAAAAAGTATTTGTGAGGAAATTTAA
- a CDS encoding DNA cytosine methyltransferase, translating into MINGKAISISLFTGAFGLDLGLEKAGFQTVSVVEKDYDATKTIVINRPSLKESAVPREIEKVSSQELLEEGGRVLGLNRALRPGEVDLVTGGPPCQPFSTAGKRGSVMDPRGSLFMDFIRIVKEIQPRFFLMENVRGLLSAPILHRPINQRGKDYPPLVADEIAGAALAVVLAEMKAIGYNVIYNLLEAADYGVPQNRERVVFIGSRDGETVTFPLAKYSKDGQNLPKWLTLKHALTDLVEPEPEFIAYSESRLKFLRLLQAGQNWRHLPEELKKEAMGGAYNSGGGKVGFYRRLSWDKPSPTITTSPHQKATDMCHPLALRSLSVRESARIQTFPDDWVFYGSVTSKYKQIGNAVPVLLAKEIGSYLFELIQGNKPKGKEIAEQLSLFYL; encoded by the coding sequence ATGATCAATGGTAAAGCTATTTCTATTTCTTTATTTACAGGTGCATTTGGTCTAGATTTGGGTCTAGAAAAAGCAGGATTTCAAACAGTAAGTGTAGTAGAAAAAGATTATGACGCTACAAAGACGATTGTGATTAATCGACCATCGCTAAAAGAAAGTGCTGTTCCTAGAGAAATAGAAAAAGTCAGTTCCCAGGAACTACTTGAGGAAGGAGGAAGAGTTTTAGGTTTAAATAGAGCTTTACGCCCAGGAGAAGTAGACTTAGTAACAGGTGGACCACCTTGTCAGCCATTTAGCACCGCCGGCAAAAGAGGCTCAGTTATGGATCCTCGCGGTAGTTTATTTATGGATTTTATCCGTATTGTCAAAGAAATCCAACCGCGATTTTTTTTGATGGAAAACGTCAGGGGTTTACTTTCAGCTCCGATTCTTCATAGGCCAATCAACCAACGAGGAAAAGATTACCCACCTCTAGTAGCTGATGAAATAGCTGGTGCTGCATTAGCAGTAGTATTAGCAGAAATGAAAGCAATAGGCTACAACGTTATTTATAATCTTTTAGAAGCAGCAGATTATGGAGTACCTCAAAACAGAGAGCGCGTAGTATTTATTGGTTCTAGAGATGGAGAAACTGTGACATTTCCTTTAGCTAAATATAGTAAAGACGGTCAAAATTTACCAAAATGGTTAACTTTAAAACATGCTTTAACAGATTTAGTTGAGCCAGAGCCAGAGTTTATAGCTTATTCTGAAAGTCGGCTCAAATTTTTAAGACTTTTGCAAGCAGGACAAAACTGGAGACACTTACCAGAAGAATTAAAAAAAGAAGCTATGGGAGGTGCTTATAATTCAGGAGGTGGAAAAGTAGGTTTTTATAGAAGATTATCTTGGGATAAACCTTCACCAACAATTACCACCAGTCCACACCAAAAGGCTACAGATATGTGTCATCCTCTAGCTTTGCGTTCTTTAAGTGTACGCGAATCTGCCAGAATTCAGACTTTTCCAGATGATTGGGTTTTTTATGGTTCAGTGACTTCTAAATATAAGCAAATTGGTAATGCAGTACCAGTATTACTTGCTAAAGAAATTGGTAGTTATCTTTTTGAATTAATTCAAGGAAATAAACCAAAAGGTAAAGAAATAGCTGAACAACTTTCGCTGTTTTATCTATAA